The following are from one region of the Vicugna pacos chromosome 9, VicPac4, whole genome shotgun sequence genome:
- the ZNF792 gene encoding zinc finger protein 792 isoform X1 produces MAAAAALLDPAQGCVTFEDVTIYFSQEEWGLLDEAQRLLYCDVMLENFALIASLGLTSFRSHVVAQLEMGAEPWVPDQVDMTSAMARGAYKGPGSDFCHGRDSEESPSELCVSVEVSQDMNPKAAPSIQKHYPYDTCGLHLKDILHLAEHQATHPKQKPHVCEAYRKEFKFIANLHQQQMQQNGDKPIGRKAGRAALVKGCSDDTSRKPFPLREGGKDFVARCGFLQRQAPPSVWEPHHSSEGVVDFPTVQCHKKCSEFENALSDKPSLVQQRTPTGERLYECSKCGIFFSYAAGLFQHQRDHNRGKPYECCQCGKFFSQHSSLIKHQRVHTGESPHVCSECGKFFSRSSNLIQHKRVHTGEKPYECSECGKFFSQRSNLIHHKRVHTGKSAHECSECGKSFNCNSSLIKHWRVHTGEKPYKCNECGKFFSHFDGLVQHQIVHSGERPYGCSVCGKAFSRSSDLLKHQRVHTGERPYECNECGKLFSQSSSLNSHRRLHTGERPYQCPECGKFFSQRSSFNNHRRLHTGERPYECLECGKTFRQSSNLRQHQKVHKPDKPYKCSECGKAFSQRSTLIRHQKIHARERSSENVLSPSATQRHTLVISSENGLYEELSARS; encoded by the exons ACTGATAGCCTCACTGG GACTTACGTCTTTCAGGTCCCACGTAGTGGCCCAGCTGGAGATGGGGGCAGAGCCCTGGGTTCCCGACCAAGTGGACATGACTTCAGCCATGGCAAGAGGGGCGTATAAAGGGCCTGGCTCGG ACTTTTGCCATGGAAGAGACAGTGAGGAGTCACCTTCTGAACTTTGTGTTTCTGTAGAAGTGTCACAGGACATGAATCCCAAGGCAGCACCATCCATCCAGAAGCACTACCCCTATGACACGTGTGGCCTACACTTGAAAGACATTTTGCATCTGGCTGAACACCAGGCAACACATCCCAAGCAGAAACCACATGTATGTGAGGCATACAGGAAGGAGTTCAAGTTCATTGCCAACCTTCACCAGCAACAGATGCAGCAGAATGGAGACAAGCCTattggaaggaaggcaggcagggccgCGCTTGTGAAGGGCTGCAGCGATGACACATCAAGGAAACCTTTCCCACTGAGGGAGGGCGGGAAGGACTTTGTGGCCAGATGTGGTTTTCTCCAGCGTCAGGCCCCTCCCAGTGTCTGGGAGCCACACCACAGCTCCGAAGGCGTGGTGGATTTTCCCACTGTGCAATGCCATAAGAAGTGCAGTGAATTTGAGAATGCGCTCAGTGACAAACCCTCACTCGTTCAGCAGAGAACCCCCACTGGAGAAAGGCTTTATGAATGCAGCAAATGTGGGATATTCTTCAGCTATGCCGCCGGCCTCTTTCAACACCAGAGAGATCACAATAGAGGAAAGCCTTATGAGTGTTGCCAGTGTGGGAAATTCTTTAGCCAGCACTCCAGTCTCATCAAGCATCAGAGAGTTCACACCGGTGAAAGTCCTCACGTGTGCAGCGAATGTGGGAAATTCTTTAGCCGAAGCTCCAATCTCATTCAACACAAGAGggttcacactggagagaaaccttatgagtgcagtgagtgtgggaaaTTCTTTAGCCAACGCTCCAACCTCATTCATCATAAGAGGGTTCATACTGGTAAAAGTGCCCAtgagtgcagtgaatgtgggaaatccttcAACTGCAACTCCAGCCTAATTAAACACTGGAGAGTTCACACTGGAGAAAAACCTTATAAGTGCAACGAGTGTGGGAAATTCTTTAGCCACTTTGATGGTCTTGTTCAACATCAGATAGTTCACTCTGGTGAACGGCCCTATGGGTGCAGCgtatgtgggaaagccttcagccgGAGCTCTGACCTCTTGAAACATCAGCGAGTCCACACTGGTGAACGGCCCTATGAGTGCAATGAATGTGGGAAATTGTTTAGCCAAAGCTCGAGCCTCAATAGCCATCGGAGACTTCACACTGGTGAACGGCCTTATCAGTGCCCTGAATGCGGGAAATTCTTTAGCCAACGCTCCAGCTTCAATAACCATCGGAGACTTCACACGGGTGAGCGGCCCTATGAGTGCCTTGAATGTGGGAAAACCTTCAGGCAAAGTTCAAACCTGAGGCAGCACCAGAAAGTTCACAAACCAGATAAGCCATATAagtgcagtgaatgtggaaaagccttcagCCAAAGGTCTACCCTCATCCGGCATCAGAAAATTCATGCTAGAGAAAGGAGTTCAGAAAATGTGCTCTCTCCTTCTGCAACACAGCGGCACACACTAGTGATTAGCTCTGAGAATGGTCTTTATGAGGAGTTGTCAGCCAGAAGTTGA
- the ZNF792 gene encoding zinc finger protein 792 isoform X2 — protein sequence MAAAAALLDPAQGCVTFEDVTIYFSQEEWGLLDEAQRLLYCDVMLENFALIASLGLTSFRSHVVAQLEMGAEPWVPDQVDMTSAMARGAYKGPGSEVSQDMNPKAAPSIQKHYPYDTCGLHLKDILHLAEHQATHPKQKPHVCEAYRKEFKFIANLHQQQMQQNGDKPIGRKAGRAALVKGCSDDTSRKPFPLREGGKDFVARCGFLQRQAPPSVWEPHHSSEGVVDFPTVQCHKKCSEFENALSDKPSLVQQRTPTGERLYECSKCGIFFSYAAGLFQHQRDHNRGKPYECCQCGKFFSQHSSLIKHQRVHTGESPHVCSECGKFFSRSSNLIQHKRVHTGEKPYECSECGKFFSQRSNLIHHKRVHTGKSAHECSECGKSFNCNSSLIKHWRVHTGEKPYKCNECGKFFSHFDGLVQHQIVHSGERPYGCSVCGKAFSRSSDLLKHQRVHTGERPYECNECGKLFSQSSSLNSHRRLHTGERPYQCPECGKFFSQRSSFNNHRRLHTGERPYECLECGKTFRQSSNLRQHQKVHKPDKPYKCSECGKAFSQRSTLIRHQKIHARERSSENVLSPSATQRHTLVISSENGLYEELSARS from the exons ACTGATAGCCTCACTGG GACTTACGTCTTTCAGGTCCCACGTAGTGGCCCAGCTGGAGATGGGGGCAGAGCCCTGGGTTCCCGACCAAGTGGACATGACTTCAGCCATGGCAAGAGGGGCGTATAAAGGGCCTGGCTCGG AAGTGTCACAGGACATGAATCCCAAGGCAGCACCATCCATCCAGAAGCACTACCCCTATGACACGTGTGGCCTACACTTGAAAGACATTTTGCATCTGGCTGAACACCAGGCAACACATCCCAAGCAGAAACCACATGTATGTGAGGCATACAGGAAGGAGTTCAAGTTCATTGCCAACCTTCACCAGCAACAGATGCAGCAGAATGGAGACAAGCCTattggaaggaaggcaggcagggccgCGCTTGTGAAGGGCTGCAGCGATGACACATCAAGGAAACCTTTCCCACTGAGGGAGGGCGGGAAGGACTTTGTGGCCAGATGTGGTTTTCTCCAGCGTCAGGCCCCTCCCAGTGTCTGGGAGCCACACCACAGCTCCGAAGGCGTGGTGGATTTTCCCACTGTGCAATGCCATAAGAAGTGCAGTGAATTTGAGAATGCGCTCAGTGACAAACCCTCACTCGTTCAGCAGAGAACCCCCACTGGAGAAAGGCTTTATGAATGCAGCAAATGTGGGATATTCTTCAGCTATGCCGCCGGCCTCTTTCAACACCAGAGAGATCACAATAGAGGAAAGCCTTATGAGTGTTGCCAGTGTGGGAAATTCTTTAGCCAGCACTCCAGTCTCATCAAGCATCAGAGAGTTCACACCGGTGAAAGTCCTCACGTGTGCAGCGAATGTGGGAAATTCTTTAGCCGAAGCTCCAATCTCATTCAACACAAGAGggttcacactggagagaaaccttatgagtgcagtgagtgtgggaaaTTCTTTAGCCAACGCTCCAACCTCATTCATCATAAGAGGGTTCATACTGGTAAAAGTGCCCAtgagtgcagtgaatgtgggaaatccttcAACTGCAACTCCAGCCTAATTAAACACTGGAGAGTTCACACTGGAGAAAAACCTTATAAGTGCAACGAGTGTGGGAAATTCTTTAGCCACTTTGATGGTCTTGTTCAACATCAGATAGTTCACTCTGGTGAACGGCCCTATGGGTGCAGCgtatgtgggaaagccttcagccgGAGCTCTGACCTCTTGAAACATCAGCGAGTCCACACTGGTGAACGGCCCTATGAGTGCAATGAATGTGGGAAATTGTTTAGCCAAAGCTCGAGCCTCAATAGCCATCGGAGACTTCACACTGGTGAACGGCCTTATCAGTGCCCTGAATGCGGGAAATTCTTTAGCCAACGCTCCAGCTTCAATAACCATCGGAGACTTCACACGGGTGAGCGGCCCTATGAGTGCCTTGAATGTGGGAAAACCTTCAGGCAAAGTTCAAACCTGAGGCAGCACCAGAAAGTTCACAAACCAGATAAGCCATATAagtgcagtgaatgtggaaaagccttcagCCAAAGGTCTACCCTCATCCGGCATCAGAAAATTCATGCTAGAGAAAGGAGTTCAGAAAATGTGCTCTCTCCTTCTGCAACACAGCGGCACACACTAGTGATTAGCTCTGAGAATGGTCTTTATGAGGAGTTGTCAGCCAGAAGTTGA
- the ZNF792 gene encoding zinc finger protein 792 isoform X3 produces MLENFALIASLGLTSFRSHVVAQLEMGAEPWVPDQVDMTSAMARGAYKGPGSDFCHGRDSEESPSELCVSVEVSQDMNPKAAPSIQKHYPYDTCGLHLKDILHLAEHQATHPKQKPHVCEAYRKEFKFIANLHQQQMQQNGDKPIGRKAGRAALVKGCSDDTSRKPFPLREGGKDFVARCGFLQRQAPPSVWEPHHSSEGVVDFPTVQCHKKCSEFENALSDKPSLVQQRTPTGERLYECSKCGIFFSYAAGLFQHQRDHNRGKPYECCQCGKFFSQHSSLIKHQRVHTGESPHVCSECGKFFSRSSNLIQHKRVHTGEKPYECSECGKFFSQRSNLIHHKRVHTGKSAHECSECGKSFNCNSSLIKHWRVHTGEKPYKCNECGKFFSHFDGLVQHQIVHSGERPYGCSVCGKAFSRSSDLLKHQRVHTGERPYECNECGKLFSQSSSLNSHRRLHTGERPYQCPECGKFFSQRSSFNNHRRLHTGERPYECLECGKTFRQSSNLRQHQKVHKPDKPYKCSECGKAFSQRSTLIRHQKIHARERSSENVLSPSATQRHTLVISSENGLYEELSARS; encoded by the exons ACTGATAGCCTCACTGG GACTTACGTCTTTCAGGTCCCACGTAGTGGCCCAGCTGGAGATGGGGGCAGAGCCCTGGGTTCCCGACCAAGTGGACATGACTTCAGCCATGGCAAGAGGGGCGTATAAAGGGCCTGGCTCGG ACTTTTGCCATGGAAGAGACAGTGAGGAGTCACCTTCTGAACTTTGTGTTTCTGTAGAAGTGTCACAGGACATGAATCCCAAGGCAGCACCATCCATCCAGAAGCACTACCCCTATGACACGTGTGGCCTACACTTGAAAGACATTTTGCATCTGGCTGAACACCAGGCAACACATCCCAAGCAGAAACCACATGTATGTGAGGCATACAGGAAGGAGTTCAAGTTCATTGCCAACCTTCACCAGCAACAGATGCAGCAGAATGGAGACAAGCCTattggaaggaaggcaggcagggccgCGCTTGTGAAGGGCTGCAGCGATGACACATCAAGGAAACCTTTCCCACTGAGGGAGGGCGGGAAGGACTTTGTGGCCAGATGTGGTTTTCTCCAGCGTCAGGCCCCTCCCAGTGTCTGGGAGCCACACCACAGCTCCGAAGGCGTGGTGGATTTTCCCACTGTGCAATGCCATAAGAAGTGCAGTGAATTTGAGAATGCGCTCAGTGACAAACCCTCACTCGTTCAGCAGAGAACCCCCACTGGAGAAAGGCTTTATGAATGCAGCAAATGTGGGATATTCTTCAGCTATGCCGCCGGCCTCTTTCAACACCAGAGAGATCACAATAGAGGAAAGCCTTATGAGTGTTGCCAGTGTGGGAAATTCTTTAGCCAGCACTCCAGTCTCATCAAGCATCAGAGAGTTCACACCGGTGAAAGTCCTCACGTGTGCAGCGAATGTGGGAAATTCTTTAGCCGAAGCTCCAATCTCATTCAACACAAGAGggttcacactggagagaaaccttatgagtgcagtgagtgtgggaaaTTCTTTAGCCAACGCTCCAACCTCATTCATCATAAGAGGGTTCATACTGGTAAAAGTGCCCAtgagtgcagtgaatgtgggaaatccttcAACTGCAACTCCAGCCTAATTAAACACTGGAGAGTTCACACTGGAGAAAAACCTTATAAGTGCAACGAGTGTGGGAAATTCTTTAGCCACTTTGATGGTCTTGTTCAACATCAGATAGTTCACTCTGGTGAACGGCCCTATGGGTGCAGCgtatgtgggaaagccttcagccgGAGCTCTGACCTCTTGAAACATCAGCGAGTCCACACTGGTGAACGGCCCTATGAGTGCAATGAATGTGGGAAATTGTTTAGCCAAAGCTCGAGCCTCAATAGCCATCGGAGACTTCACACTGGTGAACGGCCTTATCAGTGCCCTGAATGCGGGAAATTCTTTAGCCAACGCTCCAGCTTCAATAACCATCGGAGACTTCACACGGGTGAGCGGCCCTATGAGTGCCTTGAATGTGGGAAAACCTTCAGGCAAAGTTCAAACCTGAGGCAGCACCAGAAAGTTCACAAACCAGATAAGCCATATAagtgcagtgaatgtggaaaagccttcagCCAAAGGTCTACCCTCATCCGGCATCAGAAAATTCATGCTAGAGAAAGGAGTTCAGAAAATGTGCTCTCTCCTTCTGCAACACAGCGGCACACACTAGTGATTAGCTCTGAGAATGGTCTTTATGAGGAGTTGTCAGCCAGAAGTTGA
- the ZNF792 gene encoding zinc finger protein 792 isoform X4, translating into MGAEPWVPDQVDMTSAMARGAYKGPGSDFCHGRDSEESPSELCVSVEVSQDMNPKAAPSIQKHYPYDTCGLHLKDILHLAEHQATHPKQKPHVCEAYRKEFKFIANLHQQQMQQNGDKPIGRKAGRAALVKGCSDDTSRKPFPLREGGKDFVARCGFLQRQAPPSVWEPHHSSEGVVDFPTVQCHKKCSEFENALSDKPSLVQQRTPTGERLYECSKCGIFFSYAAGLFQHQRDHNRGKPYECCQCGKFFSQHSSLIKHQRVHTGESPHVCSECGKFFSRSSNLIQHKRVHTGEKPYECSECGKFFSQRSNLIHHKRVHTGKSAHECSECGKSFNCNSSLIKHWRVHTGEKPYKCNECGKFFSHFDGLVQHQIVHSGERPYGCSVCGKAFSRSSDLLKHQRVHTGERPYECNECGKLFSQSSSLNSHRRLHTGERPYQCPECGKFFSQRSSFNNHRRLHTGERPYECLECGKTFRQSSNLRQHQKVHKPDKPYKCSECGKAFSQRSTLIRHQKIHARERSSENVLSPSATQRHTLVISSENGLYEELSARS; encoded by the exons ATGGGGGCAGAGCCCTGGGTTCCCGACCAAGTGGACATGACTTCAGCCATGGCAAGAGGGGCGTATAAAGGGCCTGGCTCGG ACTTTTGCCATGGAAGAGACAGTGAGGAGTCACCTTCTGAACTTTGTGTTTCTGTAGAAGTGTCACAGGACATGAATCCCAAGGCAGCACCATCCATCCAGAAGCACTACCCCTATGACACGTGTGGCCTACACTTGAAAGACATTTTGCATCTGGCTGAACACCAGGCAACACATCCCAAGCAGAAACCACATGTATGTGAGGCATACAGGAAGGAGTTCAAGTTCATTGCCAACCTTCACCAGCAACAGATGCAGCAGAATGGAGACAAGCCTattggaaggaaggcaggcagggccgCGCTTGTGAAGGGCTGCAGCGATGACACATCAAGGAAACCTTTCCCACTGAGGGAGGGCGGGAAGGACTTTGTGGCCAGATGTGGTTTTCTCCAGCGTCAGGCCCCTCCCAGTGTCTGGGAGCCACACCACAGCTCCGAAGGCGTGGTGGATTTTCCCACTGTGCAATGCCATAAGAAGTGCAGTGAATTTGAGAATGCGCTCAGTGACAAACCCTCACTCGTTCAGCAGAGAACCCCCACTGGAGAAAGGCTTTATGAATGCAGCAAATGTGGGATATTCTTCAGCTATGCCGCCGGCCTCTTTCAACACCAGAGAGATCACAATAGAGGAAAGCCTTATGAGTGTTGCCAGTGTGGGAAATTCTTTAGCCAGCACTCCAGTCTCATCAAGCATCAGAGAGTTCACACCGGTGAAAGTCCTCACGTGTGCAGCGAATGTGGGAAATTCTTTAGCCGAAGCTCCAATCTCATTCAACACAAGAGggttcacactggagagaaaccttatgagtgcagtgagtgtgggaaaTTCTTTAGCCAACGCTCCAACCTCATTCATCATAAGAGGGTTCATACTGGTAAAAGTGCCCAtgagtgcagtgaatgtgggaaatccttcAACTGCAACTCCAGCCTAATTAAACACTGGAGAGTTCACACTGGAGAAAAACCTTATAAGTGCAACGAGTGTGGGAAATTCTTTAGCCACTTTGATGGTCTTGTTCAACATCAGATAGTTCACTCTGGTGAACGGCCCTATGGGTGCAGCgtatgtgggaaagccttcagccgGAGCTCTGACCTCTTGAAACATCAGCGAGTCCACACTGGTGAACGGCCCTATGAGTGCAATGAATGTGGGAAATTGTTTAGCCAAAGCTCGAGCCTCAATAGCCATCGGAGACTTCACACTGGTGAACGGCCTTATCAGTGCCCTGAATGCGGGAAATTCTTTAGCCAACGCTCCAGCTTCAATAACCATCGGAGACTTCACACGGGTGAGCGGCCCTATGAGTGCCTTGAATGTGGGAAAACCTTCAGGCAAAGTTCAAACCTGAGGCAGCACCAGAAAGTTCACAAACCAGATAAGCCATATAagtgcagtgaatgtggaaaagccttcagCCAAAGGTCTACCCTCATCCGGCATCAGAAAATTCATGCTAGAGAAAGGAGTTCAGAAAATGTGCTCTCTCCTTCTGCAACACAGCGGCACACACTAGTGATTAGCTCTGAGAATGGTCTTTATGAGGAGTTGTCAGCCAGAAGTTGA
- the ZNF792 gene encoding zinc finger protein 792 isoform X5, with protein sequence MNPKAAPSIQKHYPYDTCGLHLKDILHLAEHQATHPKQKPHVCEAYRKEFKFIANLHQQQMQQNGDKPIGRKAGRAALVKGCSDDTSRKPFPLREGGKDFVARCGFLQRQAPPSVWEPHHSSEGVVDFPTVQCHKKCSEFENALSDKPSLVQQRTPTGERLYECSKCGIFFSYAAGLFQHQRDHNRGKPYECCQCGKFFSQHSSLIKHQRVHTGESPHVCSECGKFFSRSSNLIQHKRVHTGEKPYECSECGKFFSQRSNLIHHKRVHTGKSAHECSECGKSFNCNSSLIKHWRVHTGEKPYKCNECGKFFSHFDGLVQHQIVHSGERPYGCSVCGKAFSRSSDLLKHQRVHTGERPYECNECGKLFSQSSSLNSHRRLHTGERPYQCPECGKFFSQRSSFNNHRRLHTGERPYECLECGKTFRQSSNLRQHQKVHKPDKPYKCSECGKAFSQRSTLIRHQKIHARERSSENVLSPSATQRHTLVISSENGLYEELSARS encoded by the coding sequence ATGAATCCCAAGGCAGCACCATCCATCCAGAAGCACTACCCCTATGACACGTGTGGCCTACACTTGAAAGACATTTTGCATCTGGCTGAACACCAGGCAACACATCCCAAGCAGAAACCACATGTATGTGAGGCATACAGGAAGGAGTTCAAGTTCATTGCCAACCTTCACCAGCAACAGATGCAGCAGAATGGAGACAAGCCTattggaaggaaggcaggcagggccgCGCTTGTGAAGGGCTGCAGCGATGACACATCAAGGAAACCTTTCCCACTGAGGGAGGGCGGGAAGGACTTTGTGGCCAGATGTGGTTTTCTCCAGCGTCAGGCCCCTCCCAGTGTCTGGGAGCCACACCACAGCTCCGAAGGCGTGGTGGATTTTCCCACTGTGCAATGCCATAAGAAGTGCAGTGAATTTGAGAATGCGCTCAGTGACAAACCCTCACTCGTTCAGCAGAGAACCCCCACTGGAGAAAGGCTTTATGAATGCAGCAAATGTGGGATATTCTTCAGCTATGCCGCCGGCCTCTTTCAACACCAGAGAGATCACAATAGAGGAAAGCCTTATGAGTGTTGCCAGTGTGGGAAATTCTTTAGCCAGCACTCCAGTCTCATCAAGCATCAGAGAGTTCACACCGGTGAAAGTCCTCACGTGTGCAGCGAATGTGGGAAATTCTTTAGCCGAAGCTCCAATCTCATTCAACACAAGAGggttcacactggagagaaaccttatgagtgcagtgagtgtgggaaaTTCTTTAGCCAACGCTCCAACCTCATTCATCATAAGAGGGTTCATACTGGTAAAAGTGCCCAtgagtgcagtgaatgtgggaaatccttcAACTGCAACTCCAGCCTAATTAAACACTGGAGAGTTCACACTGGAGAAAAACCTTATAAGTGCAACGAGTGTGGGAAATTCTTTAGCCACTTTGATGGTCTTGTTCAACATCAGATAGTTCACTCTGGTGAACGGCCCTATGGGTGCAGCgtatgtgggaaagccttcagccgGAGCTCTGACCTCTTGAAACATCAGCGAGTCCACACTGGTGAACGGCCCTATGAGTGCAATGAATGTGGGAAATTGTTTAGCCAAAGCTCGAGCCTCAATAGCCATCGGAGACTTCACACTGGTGAACGGCCTTATCAGTGCCCTGAATGCGGGAAATTCTTTAGCCAACGCTCCAGCTTCAATAACCATCGGAGACTTCACACGGGTGAGCGGCCCTATGAGTGCCTTGAATGTGGGAAAACCTTCAGGCAAAGTTCAAACCTGAGGCAGCACCAGAAAGTTCACAAACCAGATAAGCCATATAagtgcagtgaatgtggaaaagccttcagCCAAAGGTCTACCCTCATCCGGCATCAGAAAATTCATGCTAGAGAAAGGAGTTCAGAAAATGTGCTCTCTCCTTCTGCAACACAGCGGCACACACTAGTGATTAGCTCTGAGAATGGTCTTTATGAGGAGTTGTCAGCCAGAAGTTGA